The proteins below are encoded in one region of Ostrea edulis chromosome 3, xbOstEdul1.1, whole genome shotgun sequence:
- the LOC125674981 gene encoding uncharacterized protein LOC125674981: MILMMRLRQIFIVTYFHFVSGQDGRCDGPLVCCRGFEYNEKEDTCHPCNEPKYGAGCMEICNCSEEEMCDRFKGCVNRTITTVIAPTTTTRRVKDTSHSIINQSMRISETHGTNHPKIAATEVGNRKGATTEVDNRLVHMPFPYLDKPLLFSIIILSFVLGVVFSLYMLTYIVDKMKLPATVELTDMRQVRYEVGNPEIIHMIHNTNRQ; the protein is encoded by the exons ATGATCCTGATGATGAGGTTGAGACAAATATTTATCGTcacttattttcatttcgtttcTGGACAAGACGGCCGGTGCGACGG ACCTCTGGTGTGTTGTAGAGGATTTGAGTACAATGAAAAGGAGGACACTTGTCATC CTTGCAATGAGCCGAAATACGGTGCTGGATGTATGGAAATCTGCAATTGTTCTGAAGAGGAAATGTGTGACAGATTCAAGGGGTGTGTTAATAGGACAATCACAACAG TGATTGCACCTACAACCACCACTAGGAGGGTGAAAGATACGTCGCATTCTATCATCAACCAATCAATGAGGATTTCTGAAACACATGGAACAAACCATCCCAAAATAGCAGCAACTGAGGTTGGCAACAGAAAGGGAGCAACAACCGAGGTTGACAACAGATTAGTACACATGCCGTTTCCTTACTTAGACAAACCTCTGCTGTTTAGTATAATAATCCTTTCATTTGTTCTTGGAGTGGTATTTAGTTTGTATATGTTAACATACATAGTTGACAAAATGAAATTACCGGCCACAGTAGAATTAACAGATATGAGACAAGTCAGATACGAAGTCGGAAACCCGGAAATTATCCATATGATACATAACACAAATCGTCAGTAA